Within the Dolichospermum compactum NIES-806 genome, the region AGTTCTTAATGATGCCGGAGACCAAGCCTGCATTAGAGTTCTTGGATGGAAATATTATTCAAAAACCTATCCCTAAAGGAAGACACAGTTGTTTACAGTACGAATTATGTAATGGAATTAATCAGATTACAAAAAAGGGGAAGTTAGCTTATGCTTTCCCTGAATTGAGGTGTAGTTTTGGTAATCGTTCAATTGTTCCTGATATAGCAGTTTTTACATGGGAACATATCCCTTTCCTTAGCAGTGGAGAAGTCCCAGATAGATTTGAACAGTCTCCCGATTGGGTAATTGAGATTCTTTCTCCTGAACAGAAATCAAATAAAGTGATTGGCAATATCTTGTATTGTATAGAGCATGGATGTAAATTAGGATGGTTTCTTGATCCTGATGATTTAAGTATTCTAGTATTTTTGTGCGATCGCCAACCAATACTAATGGAAAAAACCGATATTCTGCCTGCATTGGCAGGAATAGAGTTAAAATTAACTGTTGATCATGTATTTGGC harbors:
- a CDS encoding Uma2 family endonuclease translates to MTISAVKDITKDITLEKFLMMPETKPALEFLDGNIIQKPIPKGRHSCLQYELCNGINQITKKGKLAYAFPELRCSFGNRSIVPDIAVFTWEHIPFLSSGEVPDRFEQSPDWVIEILSPEQKSNKVIGNILYCIEHGCKLGWFLDPDDLSILVFLCDRQPILMEKTDILPALAGIELKLTVDHVFGWLKMA